One window from the genome of Macaca fascicularis isolate 582-1 chromosome 7, T2T-MFA8v1.1 encodes:
- the SCAMP5 gene encoding secretory carrier-associated membrane protein 5 isoform X1 — MAEKVNNFPPLPKFIPLKPCFYQDFEADIPPQHLSMTKRLYYLWMLNSVTLAVNLVGCLAWLIGGGGATNFGLAFLWLILFTPCSYVCWFRPIYKAFKTDSSFSFMAFFFTFMAQLVISIIQAVGIPGWGVCGWIATISFFGTNIGSAVVMLIPTVMFTVMAVFSFIALSMVHKFYRGSGGSFSKAQEEWTTGAWKNPHVQQAAQNAAMGAAQGAMNQPQTQYSATPNYTYSNEM, encoded by the exons ATGGCAG AGAAAGTGAACAACTTCCCACCATTGCCCAAATTCATCCCGCTGAAGCCATGTTTCTACCAAGACTTTGAGGCAGACATTCCTCCCCAGCATCTCAGCATGACCAAGCGCCTCTACTACCTCTGGATGT TGAACAGCGTCACGCTGGCCGTGAACCTGGTGGGCTGTCTCGCGTGGCTGATCGGAGGCGGGGGAGCCACCAACTTTGGCCTCGCCTTTCTCTGGCTCATCCTCTTCACACCCTGCTCCTACGTCTGCTGGTTTCGGCCCATTTACAAGGCCTTCAA GACTGACAGCTCCTTCAGTTTCATGGCATTCTTCTTTACCTTCATGGCTCAGTTGGTCATCAGCATCATCCAGGCCGTGGGCATCCCAGGCTGGGGCGTCTG CGGCTGGATTGCCACCATCTCCTTCTTCGGAACGAACATTGGCTCGGCAGTGGTGATGCTAATTCCCACTGTCATGTTCACAGTGATGGCCGTCTTTTCCTTCATCGCCCTCAGCATG GTTCATAAATTTTACCGGGGAAGTGGGGGGAGTTTCAGCAAAGCTCAGGAGGAGTGGACAACAGGGGCATGGAAGAATCCACACGTGCAGCAGGCGGCCCAGAATGCAGCCATGGGGGCAGCCCAGGGTGCCATGAATCAGCCTCAGACTCAGTATTCCGCCACCCCCAACTACACATACTCCAATGAGATGTGA
- the SCAMP5 gene encoding secretory carrier-associated membrane protein 5 isoform X2, which yields MAFFFTFMAQLVISIIQAVGIPGWGVCGWIATISFFGTNIGSAVVMLIPTVMFTVMAVFSFIALSMVHKFYRGSGGSFSKAQEEWTTGAWKNPHVQQAAQNAAMGAAQGAMNQPQTQYSATPNYTYSNEM from the exons ATGGCATTCTTCTTTACCTTCATGGCTCAGTTGGTCATCAGCATCATCCAGGCCGTGGGCATCCCAGGCTGGGGCGTCTG CGGCTGGATTGCCACCATCTCCTTCTTCGGAACGAACATTGGCTCGGCAGTGGTGATGCTAATTCCCACTGTCATGTTCACAGTGATGGCCGTCTTTTCCTTCATCGCCCTCAGCATG GTTCATAAATTTTACCGGGGAAGTGGGGGGAGTTTCAGCAAAGCTCAGGAGGAGTGGACAACAGGGGCATGGAAGAATCCACACGTGCAGCAGGCGGCCCAGAATGCAGCCATGGGGGCAGCCCAGGGTGCCATGAATCAGCCTCAGACTCAGTATTCCGCCACCCCCAACTACACATACTCCAATGAGATGTGA